The following coding sequences lie in one Lolium perenne isolate Kyuss_39 chromosome 2, Kyuss_2.0, whole genome shotgun sequence genomic window:
- the LOC127334952 gene encoding immune-associated nucleotide-binding protein 9-like: MGGGRRRRRRPGGVATPCPSHGDITLALVGKIGSGKSATANSILGDEAFASKLSYRGVTKTCQNRSKSFHEGCASRTLNVIDTPGFFDMESTTEDVQKEIAKCMDMAKDGIHAVLLVFSAASRFSCEDANTIESIKLFFGDKILDHAILVLTHGDEVGGMIGLKEMLSDSATPFLQDMLRRFENRVVLFDNKTSDSELRQSQINSLFDALDFVLSINDERPFSNEMFLNIQEAHQMFKPQREIYDEYLMHITKMVEEKLNCTIERLEKQLQEEQKARQYAVNIMADQIRSLQVNLEKAENDRKVAEERLKKVEYDSTVARENEKLKNERCIIL, encoded by the exons ATGGGCGGAGGGCGGAGACGGCGACGGCGACCGGGCGGTGTTGCCACGCCCTGCCCTTCCCATGGCGATATTACTCTTGCTCTCGTCGGCAAAATTGGCTCTGGCAAGAGTGCCACCGCAAACAGCATCCTCGGGGACGAAGCGTTTGCATCGAAGCTCTCCTATCGCGGCGTCACCAAGACTTGCCAGAACAGAAGTAAATCCTTTCACGAGGGCTGTGCGTCCCGCACCCTGAATGTCATCGACACTCCTG GTTTCTTTGATATGGAATCCACCACTGAAGATGTTCAGAAGGAGATAGCTAAGTGTATGGACATGGCGAAGGATGGGATACACGCAGTACTTCTGGTTTTTTCAGCTGCGTCTCGGTTTTCTTGTGAAGATGCAAATACAATTGAGTCTATTAAACTGTTTTTTGGCGATAAAATCCTTGATCacgcaatattagttcttacacATGGAGATGAAGTAGGAGGGATGATTGGTTTGAAAGAAATGTTATCTGATAGTGCCACACCATTTCTTCAG GACATGTTAAGGCGATTTGAAAATAGAGTTGTTCTCTTTGACAACAAGACCAGTGATTCTGAGCTCCGCCAATCACAGATCAACAGTTTGTTTGATGCTCTGGACTTTGTCTTATCAATTAATGATGAGAGACCATTTTCCAATGAGATGTTCTTAAACATCCAG GAAGCGCATCAAATGTTCAAGCCACAGAGAGAGATATACGATGAATACCTTATGCATATCACCAAGATG GTGGAGGAAAAGCTCAACTGCACAATTGAGAGGCTGGAAAAACAGCTTCAAGAAGAGCAGAAAGCAAGGCAGTATGCGGTGAATATAATGGCAGACCAGATCCGTAGTCTGCAGGTAAACCTAGAGAAGGCTGAAAATGATAGGAAAGTTGCCGAGGAACGCCTCAAGAAAGTTGAATATGATAGCACAGTTGCTCGAGAAAACGAAAAATTAAAGAACGAGCGTTGCATCATTCTGTAG
- the LOC127334951 gene encoding uncharacterized protein isoform X1: MVSAKRSSAPIHLHYRRRPRAVRRDTSPPPSAAAMSDAGVQPHPHAALWAQATAVQNTKSLIPVTLDLKASNFTKWRNFLQIAVTQYALAHHLSTATPPVDEEWQRMDSTVMRWLYGSITPDIADMVMAAGSTAFAVLGAITALFRDNQQARAGYLGQKFRNIEQGDKSVTAYCLEQKTAADALADVNAPVSDDALVWNTIKGLNDHYKDIGNLAPLLTPFPTFMQFRNMLLLQELKPSSTRSSSPSVYYATPPAGGPRGGPAPPPPQPHVGRPVFGTPAPAYGAPGNGSGRNKGKKKSYGAGHAPAFPSLQHPWTGAIYMHPMAGPSHGAGLLGPRPHALPPRPAQGFMAMPAPSYVPPSPATFTYNGYQAYGAPSTPTWDPSALANYFNTMSLQAPQEWVMDTGASAHMSSDAGSQDRGRDSQVQ, translated from the exons ATGGTATCAGCCAAACGATCTTCCGCGCCTATCCACCTCCACTACCGCCGCCGCCCCCGGGCTGTGCGCCGCGACACCTCTCCaccaccctccgccgccgccatgtcCGACGCCGGCGTCCAGCCTCAtccccacgccgccctatgggctCAAGCCACCGCCGTCCAGAACACCAAGAGCCTCATACCGGTCACCCTCGACCTCAAGGCTTCGAACTTCACCAAGTGGCGGAATTTCCTCCAGATCGCCGTCACCCAATACGCCCTCGCTCATCACCTCTCCACCGCTACTCCTCCGGTCGACGAGGAGTGGCAGCGGATGGACTCCACCGTCATGCGTTGGTTGTACGGCTCCATCACGCCGGACATCGCCGACATGGTCATGGCCGCGGGCAGCACGGCCTTCGCCGTTCTCGGCGCCATCACCGCCCTCTTCCGCGACAACCAGCAGGCGCGCGCGGGCTACCTCGGCCAGAAGTTCCGCAACATCGAGCAAGGGGACAAGAGCGTCACCGCCTACTGCCTTGAGCAGAAAACGGCCGCCGACGCCCTCGCCGACGTCAACGCCCCGGTCTCCGACGACGCCCTGGTGTGGAACACCATCAAGGGTCTCAACGACCACTACAAGGACATCGGCAACCTCGCGCCCCTCCTCACGCCCTTCCCCACCTTTATGCAATTCCGCAACATGCTTCTTCTCCAGGAACTCAAGCCCTCCTCCACGCGCTCGTCCTCGCCCTCGGTCTACTACGCCACCCCTCCTGCTGGGGGTCCTCGCGGCGGCCCTGCTCCTCCACCGCCGCAGCCTCACGTTGGGCGCCCCGTCTTCGGCACCCCGGCCCCGGCTTACGGCGCTCCTGGAAACGGTTCTGGCCGCAACAAGGGCAAGAAGAAGTCCTACGGGGCTGGCCACGCCCCCGCCTTCCCGAGCCTGCAGCACCCCTGGACCGGCGCCATCTACATGCACCCGATGGCTGGTCCTAGCCATGGCGCCGGCCTCCTCGGCCCGCGCCCCCATGCCCTGCCACCACGCCCAGCCCAAGGCTTCATGGCGATGCCTGCTCCGTCGTACGTGCCCCCATCGCCCGCGACGTTCACCTACAACGGCTACCAGGCCTACGGCGCTCCCTCGACACCGACATGGGATCCCTCCGCCCTCGCAAACTACTTCAACACCATGAGCTTGCAGGCTCCCCAGGAGTGGGTCATGGATACTGGAGCATCCGCGCACATGTCTTCGGACGCCG GATCTCAGGACAGGGGCCGTGATTCTCAGGTGCAGTAG
- the LOC127334951 gene encoding uncharacterized protein isoform X2 — protein sequence MVSAKRSSAPIHLHYRRRPRAVRRDTSPPPSAAAMSDAGVQPHPHAALWAQATAVQNTKSLIPVTLDLKASNFTKWRNFLQIAVTQYALAHHLSTATPPVDEEWQRMDSTVMRWLYGSITPDIADMVMAAGSTAFAVLGAITALFRDNQQARAGYLGQKFRNIEQGDKSVTAYCLEQKTAADALADVNAPVSDDALVWNTIKGLNDHYKDIGNLAPLLTPFPTFMQFRNMLLLQELKPSSTRSSSPSVYYATPPAGGPRGGPAPPPPQPHVGRPVFGTPAPAYGAPGNGSGRNKGKKKSYGAGHAPAFPSLQHPWTGAIYMHPMAGPSHGAGLLGPRPHALPPRPAQGFMAMPAPSYVPPSPATFTYNGYQAYGAPSTPTWDPSALANYFNTMSLQAPQEWVMDTGASAHMSSDAGQGP from the exons ATGGTATCAGCCAAACGATCTTCCGCGCCTATCCACCTCCACTACCGCCGCCGCCCCCGGGCTGTGCGCCGCGACACCTCTCCaccaccctccgccgccgccatgtcCGACGCCGGCGTCCAGCCTCAtccccacgccgccctatgggctCAAGCCACCGCCGTCCAGAACACCAAGAGCCTCATACCGGTCACCCTCGACCTCAAGGCTTCGAACTTCACCAAGTGGCGGAATTTCCTCCAGATCGCCGTCACCCAATACGCCCTCGCTCATCACCTCTCCACCGCTACTCCTCCGGTCGACGAGGAGTGGCAGCGGATGGACTCCACCGTCATGCGTTGGTTGTACGGCTCCATCACGCCGGACATCGCCGACATGGTCATGGCCGCGGGCAGCACGGCCTTCGCCGTTCTCGGCGCCATCACCGCCCTCTTCCGCGACAACCAGCAGGCGCGCGCGGGCTACCTCGGCCAGAAGTTCCGCAACATCGAGCAAGGGGACAAGAGCGTCACCGCCTACTGCCTTGAGCAGAAAACGGCCGCCGACGCCCTCGCCGACGTCAACGCCCCGGTCTCCGACGACGCCCTGGTGTGGAACACCATCAAGGGTCTCAACGACCACTACAAGGACATCGGCAACCTCGCGCCCCTCCTCACGCCCTTCCCCACCTTTATGCAATTCCGCAACATGCTTCTTCTCCAGGAACTCAAGCCCTCCTCCACGCGCTCGTCCTCGCCCTCGGTCTACTACGCCACCCCTCCTGCTGGGGGTCCTCGCGGCGGCCCTGCTCCTCCACCGCCGCAGCCTCACGTTGGGCGCCCCGTCTTCGGCACCCCGGCCCCGGCTTACGGCGCTCCTGGAAACGGTTCTGGCCGCAACAAGGGCAAGAAGAAGTCCTACGGGGCTGGCCACGCCCCCGCCTTCCCGAGCCTGCAGCACCCCTGGACCGGCGCCATCTACATGCACCCGATGGCTGGTCCTAGCCATGGCGCCGGCCTCCTCGGCCCGCGCCCCCATGCCCTGCCACCACGCCCAGCCCAAGGCTTCATGGCGATGCCTGCTCCGTCGTACGTGCCCCCATCGCCCGCGACGTTCACCTACAACGGCTACCAGGCCTACGGCGCTCCCTCGACACCGACATGGGATCCCTCCGCCCTCGCAAACTACTTCAACACCATGAGCTTGCAGGCTCCCCAGGAGTGGGTCATGGATACTGGAGCATCCGCGCACATGTCTTCGGACGCCG GACAGGGGCCGTGA